A DNA window from Vibrio cidicii contains the following coding sequences:
- the phoR gene encoding phosphate regulon sensor histidine kinase PhoR yields the protein MVERLTWKKLAWELAFFYTPWVIVGWIFGSMPWLLLAATALQLGWHLHNQVRLSSWLWDEKRLTPPSGSGHWESLFNGLYRLQQRQRRKRKELTNLIRRFRNGAESLPDAVVVFRAEGNIVWCNKLAQHLLGFHWPEDAGQPISNLIRTPDFIRYLSNKDFSEPLEMRAPLNIERTLELRIVPYTEGEHLMVVRDISQLKQLEGMRRNFFANVSHELRTPMTVLQGYLEMTEDPDVLAGPMWSKAHGVMTEQLNRMNSLVSQLLTLSKIEAAPIHELDQVVHVPAMLDVLEKEAVSLSGDKAHVIKFDVDKSLKVYADEDQLRSAISNLVYNAVKYTPAGAHIDVRWFNTSKGACLEVQDSGDGIEPQHIHRLTERFYRVDKARSRDTGGSGLGLAIVKHALSHHDSHLQIQSQVGVGSKFSFVLPSKLVVK from the coding sequence GTGGTTGAAAGATTAACGTGGAAAAAGCTGGCTTGGGAGCTGGCTTTTTTTTACACCCCTTGGGTGATTGTAGGATGGATTTTTGGTTCGATGCCGTGGTTGCTGTTGGCAGCCACGGCGTTGCAGCTTGGCTGGCATCTGCATAATCAGGTGCGCCTTTCCTCTTGGCTTTGGGATGAAAAACGTCTCACGCCGCCATCAGGGAGCGGTCATTGGGAGTCGCTGTTTAATGGCCTGTATCGCTTGCAACAACGGCAGCGGCGTAAGCGCAAAGAGCTGACCAATTTGATCAGACGCTTTCGCAATGGGGCCGAATCGCTGCCCGATGCGGTAGTGGTGTTTCGCGCCGAAGGCAACATTGTTTGGTGCAACAAACTGGCGCAACATCTGCTCGGTTTTCATTGGCCAGAAGATGCTGGGCAGCCTATTTCCAACTTGATCCGTACACCGGATTTTATTCGTTATCTCAGTAATAAGGATTTCTCTGAGCCGCTAGAAATGCGTGCGCCGCTGAACATCGAGCGCACGCTGGAACTGCGGATCGTCCCATACACCGAAGGTGAGCATTTGATGGTGGTGCGTGACATCAGCCAACTGAAACAGTTGGAAGGGATGCGCCGCAACTTTTTTGCCAACGTTTCACACGAACTGCGCACGCCAATGACGGTATTGCAAGGCTACTTGGAGATGACGGAAGATCCCGATGTGTTAGCTGGCCCGATGTGGAGCAAAGCACATGGCGTAATGACCGAGCAGCTCAACCGTATGAATAGCTTAGTGAGTCAACTGCTAACCTTATCAAAAATCGAAGCTGCGCCGATTCATGAACTGGATCAAGTGGTGCATGTGCCTGCTATGTTGGACGTGCTGGAAAAAGAAGCAGTCAGTTTAAGCGGCGATAAAGCGCACGTGATCAAGTTTGATGTCGACAAGAGCTTAAAAGTGTATGCCGACGAAGACCAACTGCGTAGCGCTATCTCTAATTTGGTCTACAACGCCGTCAAGTACACCCCAGCTGGCGCACATATCGATGTACGTTGGTTCAACACCAGTAAGGGGGCGTGTCTTGAAGTGCAAGACAGTGGCGATGGTATCGAGCCACAACACATTCATCGCTTGACCGAACGGTTTTATCGCGTCGATAAAGCGCGCTCTCGTGACACCGGTGGCAGCGGGCTAGGGCTGGCGATCGTCAAACATGCGCTCTCCCATCATGACTCGCATTTGCAGATCCAAAGCCAAGTGGGTGTGGGCAGTAAATTTTCTTTCGTTCTTCCCAGTAAGTTGGTGGTGAAATGA
- a CDS encoding phosphate ABC transporter substrate-binding protein PstS family protein: MRTLLGLMLSVVLLSSAQAFDTPLEDYHKVPGVSGNLLSVGSDTLAGMTTLWVEEFKSLYPNINAQVQASGSSTAPPALTEQTAQFGPMSRPMRLRELEAFERAHGYKPTALRVAIDAIGIFVHQDNPVEGLNFPQLDAIFSATLRCGAKGFAGNWTDLGIEAGWAKRNIQLFGRNSVSGTYGYFKKNALCGGDFKNRVNEQPGSASVVQSVASTISGIGYSGVGYRVAGVRLVPIAKEGTSYIQPTRKNIVTGVYPLSRYLYVYVNKHPSRPLSPIEAEFIRFIYSAQGQALVEKDGYVSITREFAQNELSKIGL; encoded by the coding sequence ATGAGAACTCTCTTGGGTTTGATGCTGAGTGTTGTGTTGCTTAGTTCAGCGCAGGCGTTTGATACCCCGCTAGAGGATTACCACAAAGTACCAGGTGTGTCAGGCAATCTGCTTTCCGTTGGTTCGGACACGCTGGCGGGCATGACGACATTGTGGGTGGAGGAGTTTAAATCACTGTACCCGAATATTAACGCCCAAGTTCAAGCGTCGGGTTCTTCCACTGCGCCGCCTGCACTCACAGAGCAAACGGCGCAGTTTGGCCCAATGAGCCGCCCGATGCGTTTACGCGAGCTGGAGGCGTTTGAACGTGCTCACGGCTACAAACCTACTGCGTTACGGGTAGCGATTGACGCGATCGGTATTTTTGTTCATCAAGATAACCCAGTTGAAGGGCTTAATTTTCCCCAGTTGGACGCCATTTTCTCGGCCACTTTGCGCTGTGGGGCGAAGGGGTTTGCGGGGAACTGGACCGATTTGGGGATTGAGGCTGGATGGGCCAAGCGTAACATCCAACTTTTTGGGCGCAATTCAGTCTCCGGTACATATGGCTATTTCAAGAAAAACGCCCTTTGTGGGGGGGATTTTAAAAATCGCGTCAATGAACAGCCGGGCTCCGCTTCTGTGGTTCAATCGGTGGCATCCACCATTAGCGGAATCGGCTATTCAGGTGTTGGCTATCGAGTGGCGGGCGTTCGTTTAGTGCCGATAGCTAAAGAAGGAACGAGTTACATTCAACCAACGCGAAAAAATATTGTTACTGGGGTTTATCCGTTGTCACGCTATCTATACGTTTATGTCAATAAACACCCTAGTCGGCCACTTAGCCCAATTGAAGCGGAATTTATCCGTTTTATCTATTCTGCTCAGGGGCAAGCGTTGGTGGAAAAAGATGGCTATGTATCGATTACGCGTGAGTTTGCCCAGAATGAGCTGAGTAAAATTGGTCTGTAG
- the ppx gene encoding exopolyphosphatase encodes MTIVSNTREIAAIDLGSNSFHMVVAKVADEDLQLVSRHKQRVQLADGLDDEMNLSDEAMERGLECLSMFAERLQGFDTDNVRIAATHTLRQAKNAHVFLQRARQVLPFPIEIIPGEEEARLIYLGVAHTQIEATSKLVIDIGGGSTEMIIGTEFEPELLNSKQMGCVSFTNRFFSNGKISKKNFSKAILASEQKLESIAAQYRKRGWDIAFGSSGTIKAIREVLIGIGFEDGIITGPRLNTLIEVLCEFDTINDIELPGLTEERKSVFAAGVAILSAIFQDLKIKEMHYSDGALREGLMYEMESRLARSDIRMRTTENLAKKHLVDLEHAARVKGLAVELLEQVHQTLGIKRKSDLFAMLEWAALLHEVGLSISLRGFQRHSAYILQHTNMPGFNSEQQLLLSSLTRYQRKSLKLTELADFHLYNKEQVVHLIRILRLAILINGQRNDDPLPEFSLEVNGNCWTLHGQQADWLDNNKLLSADLQSEQERWQQVNWQLVIE; translated from the coding sequence ATGACAATAGTCAGTAACACCAGAGAGATAGCAGCTATTGACCTTGGGTCAAATAGCTTTCACATGGTGGTCGCGAAAGTTGCAGATGAAGATCTGCAACTGGTCAGCCGTCATAAACAACGAGTTCAACTTGCAGATGGCCTCGACGATGAGATGAACTTAAGCGACGAAGCGATGGAGCGTGGTCTTGAATGCCTCTCCATGTTCGCTGAGCGCTTGCAAGGATTCGATACCGATAACGTCAGGATTGCCGCCACGCATACCCTGCGCCAAGCGAAAAACGCGCACGTGTTCTTGCAACGTGCGCGCCAAGTACTGCCCTTCCCGATTGAAATCATTCCTGGGGAAGAAGAGGCGCGCCTTATTTATCTTGGTGTTGCTCACACGCAAATTGAGGCGACATCGAAACTGGTGATTGATATCGGTGGTGGCAGTACTGAGATGATCATCGGCACCGAGTTTGAGCCTGAACTGCTCAACAGCAAACAGATGGGCTGTGTCAGTTTCACCAACCGTTTTTTTAGCAACGGTAAGATTTCCAAGAAGAACTTCTCCAAAGCGATTCTCGCCTCAGAGCAGAAACTGGAATCGATCGCTGCGCAGTATCGCAAACGCGGTTGGGACATTGCGTTTGGCTCTTCAGGCACGATAAAAGCGATACGCGAAGTGTTGATTGGCATTGGTTTTGAAGACGGTATCATTACTGGCCCACGCCTTAACACTCTAATTGAAGTGCTGTGCGAGTTTGACACCATCAACGATATCGAGCTTCCCGGCTTAACCGAAGAGCGAAAAAGCGTGTTCGCCGCTGGTGTCGCTATTCTCAGCGCTATCTTCCAAGATCTCAAAATCAAAGAGATGCACTACTCTGACGGTGCGCTACGTGAAGGCCTGATGTACGAAATGGAATCGCGCCTAGCACGCTCAGACATCCGCATGCGCACCACCGAAAACTTGGCGAAAAAGCATCTGGTTGACTTAGAGCACGCTGCGCGAGTCAAAGGCTTGGCCGTAGAGCTACTTGAGCAGGTACATCAAACGCTCGGCATAAAACGTAAAAGCGACCTGTTTGCCATGCTCGAATGGGCAGCCTTGCTGCACGAGGTGGGGCTGAGCATCAGTTTACGCGGTTTTCAGCGCCATTCGGCTTATATTCTTCAGCATACCAACATGCCTGGCTTTAACAGCGAACAGCAGCTTTTACTCTCTTCTCTCACCCGTTATCAGCGTAAATCGCTCAAGCTGACGGAACTGGCGGATTTCCACCTCTATAATAAAGAGCAAGTGGTGCATTTGATCCGTATTTTACGTTTGGCGATATTGATCAACGGCCAGCGTAACGACGACCCTTTACCGGAATTCAGTTTGGAAGTGAACGGCAACTGCTGGACGCTGCATGGTCAACAAGCGGATTGGTTGGACAACAACAAACTGTTGTCCGCCGATTTGCAAAGTGAGCAAGAGCGCTGGCAGCAAGTGAACTGGCAACTGGTAATTGAGTGA